From Bicyclus anynana chromosome 11, ilBicAnyn1.1, whole genome shotgun sequence:
AAAACAGGACACAGAAAAGGACTTAGTAAGTTAAACTTAAAAGTAGCTTCACATTTTCTATTCTCTCCCAACTTTAGCATATAAAGGTAGTTATACTTTCGAATACTCAAGTTGGGTATTTCTACTTAAGTAACTCATAAAGTAGAATTACGTGTACGCAAAGATACGCATGCAGAGGTCACCAACAATAGTCTTACTTTGTATATCCACGTCCGAGTTCCCGGAAAgccttttttattcaataacatgCTCATTTACAATGCCATATAAATCTCAACTGAATTTCTGAGATGCAACATGACTAATAAAGGGGCGTTCGCTCGGCCACACATACAATACAATGCGTTTTACATAAAAGGCTTGTAGCTTTTTTATTGTCGCGTACCTACCTATAGGCATGTTATCTTTTATAGCAGGCCCATTGCCCTTAGTCGTATATCTTAGTTTTATGTTAGGTTCGGACCGGCCATCGGAGTCGTGGGCAGGGCGTAGGCGCTACTCCAGAAATTCTGCCCACGTGACGAGATCCGAGATAAGTAGGCAGTATTGTGCAGCATTCATTTCGGTCAGCTTGGAGCGTTCGAGTTTCTAAACGCGTTGGTCGCGTGCCGTTATCTGTCGCTTGCAAGTTGCACCGTATTCTTATCTGATGACCGTAAAAATGACTCGTGCTTTTTATGTACCTGTAATAAGTTTTTGCTGGCGGCTCCGCTCGCgtttcttttgaattttttctaTGTTACCCGAAACGAATGTTACGGGCGCGGTCGTGATTCTTCGCTTGACATCTATGATATTGGAATGGTAACAGCTCACAAAATGGGTTTGTTGACGTCACTATTTTGTGGATGTTGTTGCTTCActagaatttcaattttataacagtttaaaaatataattgggAATAATTAATTGCAAAGTGAATTAAAGGACTTATGAAAAGATGCAAAACAAAGCAGATTAAGGAAAGATTTTTCGTTTTACTTACAACTCCACAAGATGACTTCAATAAAGTTTTGATCCCTTAAAAGTTATGACATAGAAAACTTCAAATTGGAACGAACTTATAAAATTACTGACTTATAGATAActataaaattgtattgtactacaaaaatatattgcgcatcaaaaagaaagaaagatagaagaaagaaaagatctttatttttaagtaatgccacatatcacattaaatctaaattataacatattatggcttaactgtccgctcaaacagtggagcactaaagaatggcctgtaatatgtggcacaacctagaaaaaggccccaactcagcattttgccgcatactttcaataaacaCATCACAattcacaactgaaaagatttggataaaatttgaatatggcaCAGAGATAAATTGCAGAGCAGAACATAGTAGCTTAAGACATTTATTTAATCGCGCGAGATTTCAACAAAACAATTAAACGCGATTGACGACGCGAGCTAGTGTATCATGTTAAATATGACCAAATCGATATCACCAAACATGACAGTAGTAAAAGAAAACATGTTAATGGGCAGATTACGTGTCCCATTACGGGTAATCTTGTCGCTAATGGCTTTTTTGTTGCAGCGGGCTGACGTCGAGCACGGAGCGGGCAGTCACGCCGGTGTACCTGCGGTGTAGAGAGGGTAGCGTGTCGTGGCTCTACCCGCGGGGAGCGCTGCGACTGCTATTCAAGCCCCCTCTACCTGCCGACGAGCGAGACTTCCGTGTTTGCGTCAGGGTTATACGAAGACCTGACCCTCCCGACTTCTTCCAGAATATACAGCTTAATGAGTCAGGTAAAGTGGTCTTCTAGTATACTCGTAGTGTATCTGTAGAGAAGCCAGTGTATCGTGGCTCTACCCGCGGGAAGCGCTGCGATTGCTATTCAAGCCCCCTTTGCCCGCCGACGAGCGAGACTTTCGAGTTTGCGTCAAGGTCATTAGAAGGCCTGACACTCCCGACTTCTTCCAGAATATACAGCTTAATGAGTCAGGTAAAGTGGTCTTCTAGTATACTCGTAGTGTATCTGTAGAGAAGCCAGTGTATCGTGGCTCTACCCGCGGGAAGCGCTGCGATTGCTATTCAAGCCCCCTTTGCCCGCCGATGAGCGAGACTTTCGAGTTTGCGTCAAGAAGGCTTGACACTCCCGACTTCTTCCAGAATATACAGCTTAATGAGTCAGGTAAAATGGTCTTCTAGTATTCTATCAAGCACCCTCAACCGGCCGACGAGCGAGGCTTTCGATTTTGCGCCAGGGTCATTAGAAGGCCTGACCCTCCCAGAATATACAGCTTATGAGTCAGGTAAAGTTGACTTCTAGTATAATTCAACTCGGCTCTACTTACCAGCAAGATGCATTGCTACTGAAGAATAggcttttgtaaggacttccaaacaccacgtcTTTAAGCCGCCAGCATGCAGCGGCAACCAGCTAATAGGTATTATACTATTTCTAATTGATTTCCAAAAATTCTTTATTCCGCTGTATGtatctttaaatatatttgtttatgttACAGGAGCCCCAGAGAGATTCCCAGCGCGAATTTTCGTAGAAGGCGTCCGAAGACTTGTGCCTTTATACGCGCCTGATGATGGCGATGTCCGGGAGCTGCGATGCTTCCGCAGTAGACACGGACAGGCGGCGTTGTACGTGGAGGCGGAGCCCGAGGAAGGGACGAAGAGACGAGTGGCCTTCTTCAGATACGAGGCCCGGCCGCTTGTCAGGAGACATTATGATCCAGCCACTGCTGACTGTCGGCCATGTTCTGATTCTGAACTAGAGATGGCGTTTTGTACTAGTGATCTGGGTAAGTGTACcaacctaattattttttttatgattatacCTACGTTACAAGTTATAGTAGACTAGCAGAAATTGTCACGCAATACAAAAGCATTGAACACAGTACCAGGGTAACAGATAGCTTAAGGTtcaattaaaagtatttttatttgtttttaatttctatagtagatattatattgtatagtgtaggtatatgtataatatatcaaTACAATATGAGACAAATTTAGTTGCTACGAAACTTAACGATGGTTTGAAAAGAGCTTAAACAGGTAATTGAAAACATcgttattctttttatttatttttctaaattattgtgcaaaaaataattttcgttttcATAGCTTTAAAATTCAATAGCTGTAAATTTGAATTAAGTAAGGAGATGTCCGATGTCCATTGACGAAGAGGAGTATTTTACCAatttattgtaggtaggtattggcTAACATGTTACAGTTTATATCGAAAGCCATTATATTTTATCGCGAAATCATTTGCAtcttaataatgtttatataccAACATAAAAGTTTGTTGCAAATTGCATAATCTCGTATCCTGCGACCGCTAATgtaacattttgttaatttccgTATAATATCAGCTGATTATTATGGAAGCTTGCACCACCGCGATAATAAGCCAACGCCGAGAAGTGGCTCCTGAATGTTAATAAAGCCCGGCCTCCGCGACCGCACCGCAATTTGTCGCCGTAACCGACATTTCTCGTCGTcgcaaaattgaattttttgaaatttaaattattatctcaCCGTTTTGCAACCAAGAAATATGCCGTAGCAACCAATTATGAGCACACGTTagagtttaaaaattatactataaaGACAACGCGCGAAGTCGAATTAGCgggttttttttacaaaactttttGCGTTGCTATCCGTCGGGTCGTTAGTTATACACACTTGTTGAGAAGCGATGGAGGCAGATTTGTTTTGTTGTAAATTAGTGGACTTGCAACCATTTGTTTGACATTATTTAAACGACTTTTTGCTGCTGTAGGTCTATTTTTGATGTATCAGTTTTCGTTGCGTAACCCGCATACTCGTTTTAAGGCTTAATGCCTGTGACGTAAATAGGGTTTATTTTGAGGAAATACGTATTTAGTTGGCAGAAATCTATTTCAACTTTTTGCAGTACCAGGTAttgttttacttataaaaaaactttagaTTAATCAGTCGTGCGATTCcggtattttacactcgtcggcGAACTTTTCGCCATAACAAGTCTTATtcgaatttaaactttatgcTTATAAcaccaaaattaaaaagtaggtacttttaccAGGGATATAAAAGACTAGCATGCTTTTATATCCGTGGTCTTAACTAACCTGACCTAACCTAGACcatttagaaaaaaatgtttataattttttcattttttataatttattataatggagaaatataatataaattgtattataaatcAACACCGGATCCACCATTACCGTAACGCCGCGCAAACTTCTTAGAACGTGCTGAGATTAAAATGCGACTCATACCTATTCGTACCGGTCTATGTACGGAAGCTCTAACATATGCAGCGAGGGTATGGGATGACTACTTAGATTCACTTTACCACCATAATAAGCATGTGACGAGTACACCATACCGGATAAACTAGTACGAAGGCACGCGACGCTACGGGGAGCGTATACGAAGGATacttttttatggtttttttattacttgataGATTATAATGGTGGTTATGTCATAGGGTTCGGAGCGGTGGGCGGCCGGTATTAGCCTCTAGCATGTATCATTGTAGTTTTTGAATGTCATCCTGcataataattgttgatattttttctCGAGTCCGTGAAATCGGTGGAATGAGGACGGCGTCTCGCTGCGACGGTATTAGCATTTGATTTATGTTTGAGcgactttaaaatttattaaacgcGTATTTTTtccctttttgttttttttttcatgtataagtaggtacatgtaaGTAGAAAATTTCTGCCGAGATTATTGCAATAattttttaactgatttttcTCGTTTTTTTGGTAGGGAAAGGCGTTCTCTCATAAAGGGTTCTCATTAGTTACATGTACTTTTCAGgaaatgttattataatttcaatgCGGTTCGTTGGCCTAGAAAATAatcatgattatttattatattaaaacagtAGGTAAATTTGTAAACTTTTTGATAGAAAAATAAGTAGCCGCTTTGAATTTTCATTCAGTAAAAATATTCTAAAGTGATggtgataattttataagtaagcACCTAATCGTAACTAGAGTATAAGTCttgattacataaaaaaaaaacgcattgGTGGAGGATGAATTTGTGGAAATACTTAATCTACAGTTGTGAAATCCAgagtaaataagtttttttttgtttttttttctactggcATTTTCTAGTCCAAAATTATACgcctataaatatatagatatataagaTAAATAACAATAGTTACAATTGTAACTGCGAGTGTCGGAACGAGGCTGGAAACGTTGGAGTGACGTATCGAGGCTCGTTAGTCAAAGCCTCCACTGTAATTATCTGCCCGGGGCGGGGTTGACGACCGTTTACTTTTACAACTATTCACTTATCTTTACTTCATCAAACACAAAGACgtaaaaataagttatattgTGTTTCACGAAAAAAGTGCGATGAAGTAGCACGCGGtattacttactttttattacttacatactGGTATGTTTCTACAGATAAATGGACGTTTACGTGAAAACGTAGAGAATCTGGAATAATTCAGCTATTAAAGGATAACATGTGTGAACAATATTATTAATCGTATATCCTAGCCGTAAAAGCACCTTAATgcaatatttataactattttttttgttccaaTTTAATCTGCAATCTGTTTTGCAACTATAATCAGATGTGATGTGAGGTTGTTGGCAGTTGGAGGGGGATCCCGCAAACCATCTActcataatttattaacatggattaagatttatacctcaattttcttcaaagtaaattgGGTAATtagatgtaaaatgtaaaacaaatacctacccatttaacaaaataacatGAACTCCcctatttacaaattattatacaactTTGTACACTGTGTTTACTTTCTCCCGactgtgttaattaaaatatttagtttactGGGTGTCATAGTGCATTAACCGTCGGCGTACTTTTTGTGTGACACAAATTGTACATATTAGGTTAGGGTTTCTTCGTCTACGATTAAAATCAGCGTGCACTTATAGTCTCAACGATAGGATGCAATAAAACAAGACAATTGAATGTGTCCGTTATAATTATTAGATACAGTAAAAGTTAATTGTTTGTAAATTGGCCTTTGACTTTAAGACCGAAGCCTGTTAACGATAGATAGCAATGCTAGTTCGAGTTGTAAGTAATATGTAATTGATATATTGTCTTTTCGTGGCGAAAAACTAACGAATTCGATCCAAAGATCATTTCGGGGAATACTTTAGCTTATTTgaccttttaatataaattatagaaatCTAATAATTATAACCATTCTATcctaaaaacaataacaatacagGATATAAAGACAATGAAACTTATTCATTAATAACGACGGAAGTTAAGGCCATACGAAGCATCCTGCGTCCGACCAATAACAAGACAGTGCGTGCTCAGGGGTTTTGACGAGGGTAAGCGTTCCTAAGGCAGATCTTCGATGTTTGGTTTTCTATAACATTTTAAGACCGAATTCTATCATCACATTCTAAAATGTTAAGAATTATAATAACAACAACAGGTTAATTTTAAGACTTAAATTCTACCACaatattctacaaaataaagAATAACTTTGGTTCTGTATTTAAACAATACAGCcattgtagccaagtggcaagttgtttctctttctacgatcgcaatcgcttcgaaaactagaaaaatgtataggaatgacatttgctatcgacaggtgacgtgatcaagatccgtcattcccatacatttttctagttttcgaagcgtttgcgatcgtagaactaagcgaatagtacttgtagagcttactgtgagactaacattccgaaggaccacagtataaaagtgactaaatattatgacctaacatatgaactaactaaaaatggctatgtaattagtctgtacgccgtagaagtagatgcgagaggattaccagcaaaatctttctataacttgcttaaagaccttggcctctctagaagtgcagctagttctatattagaacgagtatctaaagctgctctaataggatcgtaccaaatttggctaggcagggaaaacacga
This genomic window contains:
- the LOC112044780 gene encoding meteorin-like protein, with amino-acid sequence MGPEAVFWTLVLGLICIAEAGMMGDQCDWNGSGLTSSTERAVTPVYLRCREGSVSWLYPRGALRLLFKPPLPADERDFRVCVRVIRRPDPPDFFQNIQLNESGAPERFPARIFVEGVRRLVPLYAPDDGDVRELRCFRSRHGQAALYVEAEPEEGTKRRVAFFRYEARPLVRRHYDPATADCRPCSDSELEMAFCTSDLVSRGMMVGSEQREDLDTTQLTWRLTKLVRATAAHDAGDLADDDEYYRYEIDNSIEQTSRRPHKRTRVRKTRGLHAHVHVPRACGAAAGAGEFFLMARRRLGKYSLVCAPRLHDWKTLVERRNAEGTAHCFLQH